gagagggagacacaggatccaaagcaggctccaggctctgagccgtcagcacagagcccgacacagcgcttgaactcacaaatggggagatcgtgacctgagccaaagccggaagcttaaccaactgaaccacccaggggcttCTTTGCTTGTGATTTCTAAGGTGACTATAGGCTTTCTGTGCCACTCCCGTGGCGTTGGGACTGAAGCGAGTGTACCCATTCTGCTTGCACAACACACCACACCTCATCCAGGGACTAAGACAGTCTCATTTCCACATGAAATGTCTAAAACAGATAATTACTGTTAGCCTAAATTCAACTTTAAGAAACAATAAACTGAACAGATTCATTCCTTTATATTCTCAGGTACCCCAGAAAGACGAGAATCCTTTAAACTCAAAAGGAAGCACCATATGAGAAAGAGATGCCAGAAAACGTAATTTTTCGTCCAGTATCAACACTACCTTACCATGTGACCATAGACATGTCACTCGAATTTTCTAGGCCTCAGTCTCCAGTGACAGAATTAATGGGCTTGCTACCTACATAAGGTTCCCTTCTACTCAAAACTTTCACGATCCATTAGGTATTTTCAGTTCAAGTAATTTCAGACAGCAAAAGTCATTTGCATCTAGAAATGAATACGAACGATGtgattaaagatataaaaacaggcttttaaaattaatgtagcatgggtatgagaaaaaaaacagaatgcaGGAGAATTAAGACACCTTTTCCCTCAGTCCATCGTTATAAGGAGCCTGACCTAATAACATTAgcggggtttttttttcttcctttttccactaCAGTACAGCAAAGTGAACTCCCAGATCTGTGAACCATAAGGGTCGGAGCTGAATGAGGCTGATGTGTCTTAGCGATCAAGTGCAGGTGCCTAGAACAATGCAGAAACCCGAGAAAGCATCCTCTAGGGTCCCTTGGGAGTTCCCGCTCACCTTCCACCAGTTGGTCCAGGCTGGAAATCTTCTTGAGCCCATCAATGGTGTAGATCGTTCTCACTCCCTGGGGCAAATTCACGTTATCCGACAGAGTTCGGGTCAAGTCAGCCAGCAGGGCCTCAAAGGATCGGAAGCGGTCTGGAGAGATGGCATACACTATCCCTTTGAAGTATCGATCTCCGTTTCGATAGAAACGAACTTTCTTGGCCTTCTTCTCAGAGCTGAGGGTCTGCAGTGTGCGGGTTCGGTAGAAGCTGCAGTGGGCGCTGTGCGTTGGGCTCGGCAGCCCATTCACCCGCGACCCTCTGCTGTATCTCTGCGCCTTGTCCCGCTCATCAAAGTGCTCCAGCTCCATATCTCTGCCGAAGGACATGATGGAGTTAAAGTGGAACCTAGGaggcacagaaggaaaaaaaaaaaaaaaacagagacacatACTGATGTTATTTTAAGACCATGATTTGAAAGGCTCAGCTCCAGAGCAGCTGGTGGAAATATCGCTGCAGTTGATATATTTAATATGAGTTATCAAgttggaagagaaggaagacaacGAAGAAGTAGAAGACGCAGCCTCTGCGGAAACAGCTTATTAATCAACCCCAGGTTCATTAGAAACAGCTCCTATGTATTGACCACCTATTGGGTTCTGGACAGCTGTTATTTCCAAGTCACAACAAACCCTTCCAAGGACTATTATCTGTAGATGAAtaaaatgaggcacagaaaaatGTCTTCAGGTCCTACAGTTGGGAAATGCTTGAACCAAGACCTCCCACCCACATTTGCTGGGCTACAAAGCCCAAACCTCCCTACCGTGTGCTCACTCTGGTGGGAGAGGGAAGATAAGCTTTCATATTACATAGGGCTAAAGATAGTAGTGGTGGTGGGCCAGGAAACAAAAGAGGCGGTCAGCATTTAACAGTCACATTAGAAACTTCTCATGCAGCTTTGCACTCCCCCTGGCCAGGTGGAGAGCAAACTGAATCAATCCCTGGGTTCTAACAACTGAAGATTTTCCAACACATTCATATATTAGATAGCAGCGTTTTCTAAAAGTGATTTCACCGTAACTCCTTTACTGACATTTAGTGCTTCAGATAAgttgggttaaaaaaaagaagaaaaaggaggaggaggaagagaagaagaggaaaaagaagaacaagaagggaGAAAAGTTACTTCTTGGGAgggctctgcctctccttccactTCGTCTTTGCCGCTGAGAGAACAGGAGCTTAGAGATGCTGAGCAAGTACATTCCTCAAGGTGACACAGCTAGTCCAGGACCAAGTCTGGATCAACATCTTTACGCCTCACTTCCTCAACGACACATAGGGAAGCTAATCATACCTACCTTAAGTATTAATACCTGAAGCACTTGGGAGAGTGTCTAGCATGTGATAAGTATTAATGTTGTTCATTAATAAAATCTGCTTTTCTCTTAACTCTGTCACAGAAACAACTAGTAGGAAAAGAATCTCCCCCTTTTCTGGTAAGGAAAAGCTCCTTATGGGTCTGCCTGATTTTCACCTTATGACCTTCTGAAAGGTATATGCTTGTACCCTCATGGTccccattttactttctttttttttttaatttttttaatgtttatttatttttgagacagagaaagacagcacgagcaggggaggggcagaaagagagggagacacagaatctgaagcagctccaggctctgagctatcagcacagagcccgacacaggggacaaacccatgaaccgctagatcatgacctgagccaaagttggacccttaactgactgagccacccaggtgccccttgtcccCGTATTACTTTCTATGGAGCCCTGTCATCAGCAAGCTGCCTGTGGGATCAATTCATCCTTGCTAAGAGGTTAGCTGATAAAGGCCTGTGGCCTAACCTTGCAGGGGATCCATATTTTAACAGAATGATCTAGAAAGCATTCAGAAGAAAGTTTTGATGACAAAATTTCAGGCATGATGAAACACAATATAAGGGAAAGGGAAACTCTGGGGCAAGAACCTTAGGAGTGCTCCCCAAATCCCACCAAATAGACAAGGTTGCCTTTCTGAAGGTCAATCCAGCCTCCCTGACCTTTCCTCGACCCTCAGTAAACTAACCTCTGGTCTATTCAGAGTGGctaaaaattcatgtttaaaagTACTGCTAGGGATTGTGCACTCCTGAAATGAAGTGGAaaaagctaatgtttattgaatgtctaTGATGTGGCTGACactattattcagcaatcaattATTGTGTAATCTGCTAAAAATTCCCTTCTAAACCTCACAATAATCCATTGAGGTCAGTAATATTATTACGATTGAAGGTGAGGATAGGATATATATATCCAGGGTCCCAGAGTTATCATAATTGAgggagttgggatttgaacctgggtttACTCTGACTCGGAAGCTGGCACTCCCTCCTTTCTACCCCATGTGATAGGTCTTCAAGGCCAGACTCCCTGAGATCCTCCCTAGATCCATTTATCCATGTAAagtaggggttttttttaaatagccctgtgaccttggggaggTCACTCTGCGGAAGGCCCCATCTCCACACAGAGTGGGTAGTGGTCACCTGGCCTCTATTCACTTGCTCAGGATTCCATTGCTGACCCCAATGGGGGCCAGGGTGTGATTCAAACCTGGACTGATGAGCAGTTCAGTATATTTTTTcctacaaatatgaaaaaaactacCTCAGGCCTCTTAATAACTCATAATAGTCTAAATTTGTATCTTCCAGAAAAAGTTATAGCATACGTAGGTAGATACGaatcagtttcattgatttcgaAGTTGGATAACTTTGAAACAGTGATCACTTGATATCTAGTTCTTCAGGCAACTATTAACTGAGTAACAGAACCAATACTTTGTCCATGGTATCACAACTGCTCCTACTGTTTGCTCTCTTCTCAAAAGGAGCTCTTTTGTCTTCCCAAAAGGGGTGTTTgtatggggggaggggacaatGGGGTACCATGCTAACTCACTAAGCTCTTCAAACTTCATATATTATAGAGGCCAATTTGGCTTTTGAAGTCTCTGTTTTACtcgtttctttctttatttttcaatttttttaaagttagagcaagagaggggcacctgggtggctcagtcggttaagcgtctgacttcagctcaagtcatgatctcgcagcttgtgagttcgagccccgcgtcgggctctgtgctgacagctcagagcgtggagcctgctttagattctgtgtttccctctctctctgccccgtccctgctcatgctctgtgtctctctgtctctcaatagtaaataaatgttaaaaaaaaaaaaaatttaaaaaaaagttagagcaagagagagagtgggggaggggcagaaagaggagggagaatcacaagtgggctccatgctgtcagcacggagcccaatgtggggctcaaactcacaaaccgtgagatcatgacctgagccgaagttggacacaaccaactgagccacccagctgcccctatttTCAAAGGCAGTAATCAATCTTCCAACCCTAGAGGTTTCCTCACAAATCTATATAAACCAAAAGACAACAAGCAGGACCATAGCGAAGGTTGACACAATTGTGTCACCAGTGTGCTGATGTAGTCTGAAGGGGCTTTAATCTAGTGATTCACAATTTGCAAAAGCCAAATAATTTGGCAACTGATGGAAATCCCTAGAggaatcagaaatagaaaaaattaaaatggaaaaaaaagttgattttatttgtctgtttcctCAAACTTGATCATACATTCAACCAGGACAAGTACCACATCTTTGACTTCCTTTCACTGAGCCTGCCCAAAAGTCAGCAATGATGTTGCCGACAAAGAAAAACCGCACTCAGAGTGAAATCATTTTCAAGGCTACAGCTACCACTAACTGGATGGCAAAAACCACACTACACACTAATGTTCCAATAATCACGTGCGGCATCAAAAGAGGTGTTCCTTCTCCTGTCTTGGCTGCCTCAGCTCTTTAACTGGCTTAGTCATATATTTGAACCAAGGGGTCCTGAAGAAGAGTCACTGGGCTTCCACAGGTTCTTGCTTTCTGCACAGGAAGACTGCCAAAGCACAGAGACACAGGTTCACAGACCGTAGGTGGCTAGAGGCCTGGGTACACATGTGTCACGGTACCAAGAAGGGAAACCACACCGCCCTGGCCACAGAGATCATAGACACTTGGGAGGGGAAAGACGGGGCCCGGCTCTTCTCAGAGATATTCTATAAACACTGCCATCCCAAGAAATCAGCACCCTCAATTGTCTTCTGTGGGATTTCTCAccattttgaggaaactctgtgTTCCTCCTTCTCTAGAGGAGGACATGAGTTTCCGTTTCAGAGAtttccacaaacacacacacccccaccccaagataTAATTCGGCATAAAGGTGACCACATCTAAATAGATGCTGGACCTGTAAGTCCCAAGGCATATTTTGCCAGTGGGCTTAGGATGCAGGTGGATGGGCAGGTATGGAATAAGAGGCACACACATACCTTCAGAGTACACGCATCATGCTGGACACAGATCGCACAGGATGTGTGCCAATCTTTTATAATGTTCCTGCATATGACCCCTCTCGAAATCCCTTCTCAATGGCCTTCATGTGACATTTCACACCTAAAAGACTGTCCTACTTTCCTTTCCAGTGGAAAGGTGATATATTTAGGAACATTCATAAAGCCTATTCACGAAACACCCTGCAGTGTGGCCGCTGAACGCGTGTGCACCATAATCTGGACACACACTCACAGGTGTGGAGAGGGAGCCGGTTTGAATGAAACCTTTCATTTGCTCCATCTCTTACAAGCATTTCCTTGCTAAATCCAGCAGTGATTCCGCGCAAACCTGGTTTTCAAAAGCAGCCTCTTTTGTGGGGCAATGCAGGGCTGTGCGTGCGCTCCCGCTAGGAGGAGAATGCCATTTCCTCTCCGCATGCTTTTAGCACTGCAGGTACTAATTTCTACAGGAGGCAGGCTCGCTGTCCCCGAAGGAACTTGAGACCCTGTAAATGTACTCGCAACACCCACACTGCAGCCACCCACCACGCACAGATCGCCCCATCTTCAAGCACACAACCCTCCCGGGCACACGGGAAAGCACACACACAATAAGAGGCCTGGCCAGGCCACTCCTTCTAGGCGCAGACTTGGTCTTCGCTCGGCGGCCAGTTCTGACAATGACAAACACCTCGCCCAGCTCCTCCGCCCTGGCTCTCCATCTCCACTAACAACGTGGCGAAaagcctggcggggggggggggggggggggggagagctcGCCCTACTCCCCATTTTAAGCCCGGTGGCACCAGACAAAAGAGGCAGGTGCCAGCAGCCCCGGAGCCGCCCCTACAAACCGTCCCCGGCCGGGGCCAGTCTGGCCAGGGCAGGGCAGCGCCTTTCGAGGAACTGCGGGCGGGGTGGCGGCGGCGGGCCGAGGGGGGCGCCCGCCCTGCCCTCCAAGCCCCGGGCTACCTCGGCGCCCCGCGGCTGCAGGAAGAGCAGGCGCCGCGAGCCCCCGGCGGGGGGCCCCCGGCCAACCCTGCCAGCGGCTCCCTTCCCCAGCAAAGGCAAACCACGCACCGGTCCGCGGAGAGACGCCGCCGGGGGTCTTTGTGGCCGCGCTCGGGGCCGCCTCCTGGTGCTGTCCTCACCCGGCTGGGCGCGGCCGGGGCTGCGGGGCtgcggggcggcggcggggccgggaCTGGGCTGCAGCAGCTGCTGGAGCGCGGACGTCTCGGCTGCAGCCGCTAGCGCAGGGATGTGCCTCGGCCGGTTCTCATTGAAATGCGGCGCTTCGCACAGCCTCGCTCCAGCCTCTCTCCGGaggagggcggcggcggcgggcgcgcTCCCTTTTCTTGTGGCTCACTGGCTCACACGCCCTCCCCGCTCCGTCCTTCCCCTCCTCCGCGTGCGCGCTCCGGCGCCCCCGCCCTTCTTGGCCGGGCGCACCCACCACGGCTGCGCCCGGGgtccgccccctccccgcgccctCTTTGACCGCAGCGACCTCGGTGCAGCTGGCTTGAACAAACCCCCAGACCTCCCCCATTCCTTGGGAGTGGTGGTGTGGAGATAGGGGAAGATCGGATGGGGgtctggggacagaggaagagaacgTGGAAGGGGCCAGGTCTGAGCCAGGAAAAGTGCGAGATGGagaggtgaggggtggagagGTGAGAGGTGGCGCAGCGGTGAGGCCCCCTCCCTCAggggagacaagggaaacagttacttcctcctcccccacccccgcacacaCAGCCCCCCACACATACTTCATGATTTAACACTTGCCAGGATTATGGGAACCAGCGTGATCCACTCTCATCCCTCTTGTCCGAAAGGCATCCAtgcacctcctccagggaggacCTACCCCCTACTCTCCCAATCTACACACTGTAGTAGTCCCTTTATTGGGAAGGGCCAGATCTGTTCACAGACCCCACCAGTCATCTCCATTTGACCCCAGGACTTGAGTCACCCTTAAAATAGTGAACTCTGCTTAGAGCCGAAAATGTCACACTGGGCGCTTGATAACTTAAAGGCCAGGTTTCACTACTGGAGATCTGGGAGTTGCCAAAGCTAGCGGTCAGCACTGGAAAGCCCCATTAGCTCACCACAAGCCTTCCCTCCCGGGCAGGAATGTTCTCAGAACCCAGGCTGTTCACAGCTTCCTCCAGTGTTTGCACAAAAGCCCAGGGAGTGGGAACAGGTTGCTGACTTGTGAAACCTTAGCCTGCTTCACTGGGCAGCCTAAATTTTGGTCCAGTTAATCTCCTTCAGTCAAGTTTCTTGGGACATGTATCTGTcccacatatgcacacatgtgtatttttctctcttcgGCATGAAACTTTCCGTggaaaatcaaaattttatttttctcttacccAGTGAGCCCAGTTACAGATTTGACTTCTTATTAATAAGAGCtaatctgaaatattttcaaagtattatgTAAATACTAAATAATTACCATTTGTTATAAAACGCCACTCAAATGAGATACATGTTGCATATTCAACAAGTTgctgcaatatttatttttgaactgtTTAATAGCCCAGGGATGTGGGTACATGAACTCAACAAATTAACTAAATGCAAAGTACTGAGACTTTCCCTTCAAATTCTAATGCAAAATGAAGGCCCAAGGGGTAAGTGCAGAGAAAGTGAGGAGCCAAGTGTATTTTCTTGAGAACGGAAATCAGAACTTCTGTTTATCTTTTAAGTGACAAATACGATGCAATGTCTGCCAAAATGCTAAACCaagaaataaattccatttcCTAACCCCTATGGATATTCTATCAGGGTCATTTCTCCAGCACCTTAAGTAATTCAACCATAACTTAGCATTTTCCTAGCTGGCCTACCTGGAACATGCAGATAACGTGTTTAAACCAACAATAAAATACCTTTGAGTTTGATTCTCTCAGTTGCAAACTGCTCTCACTAGAAGTAGTTGGGCATCATTTAGTCTTTCGGGAAACCCAGGGCACTGATAATAGATGGGCACGCTCAGTAGCCAGAGGTTACTACACTGTGGTCATATTCAGTCAGAACAGCAGGCTGGCACTAGCTGGCACCCAGTGACCTGACAGAAGTAATTACAGGAGTGCGTAAGTTACTTCTAGGAAGTTTAATGAATTTAGCCAGGAAACTCCTAATTCAAGTAATTTTCAAAAAACTGACGTTGCTTCCTTGACATTCCCAGGGTATCGATCAAAGAAGTGACTGGAATTAATGCATCCTTTCCTCATGAAAATCTGAAGTTAACGGAGATCTCACTGCAACCCCCCGAAACTAACGCTGTCCGAGCCGTGCACCCCAATTGCCTTTGCAGGCAGACTGCCACAGCTCCGCATCCTACAAGATTGACAGTGGCTTGGCCACAGCTCTGTCAATGACTCCCAGTAACCGACCGTTTGCTTTTTGCTGTGCCACAACTTCtatacattttcttattcataCTCATACTATTCAAGGTAGGCATCAGTATCCTTACCTTACAGATAAAGGAATTTAGGCGTAGGGAAGTTACATCATCTGCAAAGAGTCGTGCAGCTAATAAATGTCGAGCCtacctccatttttaaaatccctgtgttttaaaattcaagtcaGTTTTCCAATTGCTATGGCCATATGCTTATAAAGCAATACCAAATTGTAGTCGGAAGCATATTCTCTTTTGGAAAATACAGCCTTTTAATCAATGAATTTGTCATTTCATAACAGAGAGAACaactcttggctgttgtgaacacTGCTTTCTTTAGTGATGGGTATTATCAAATATATCTGTTCTGAACTGAACTTTTCATGAGAGTATTTGAGTTACCTCTGACTCAGGTTGATGGACAATCTCAgctacatgtgtgtgtatgtgggtttttttttttcccctgaacgTAAGTTTTCAGGTCCaaaccaaggaagaaaaagagaactaaagaaaaatactttttagttGACCATGTATCCCTTTCCAGATACCTTTTGTTGGCTTCTTCATAGAAAATAAGCTCCATCATGTAGATTCAAAGAGAATAACAGGAAATGGGATATTAGCAGGAAGAGAAAcactctctgttcttctctctggAAGGGAATTTACTCTGTCCCTTCCATAATCTCCCTGCAGTCCTCCTCCGGGGCCAAGGGCATGCAGTGCTCCTGGGTTGGGGTACCTAAGCATATTAATTGACCACCAGTAAGTTGTGAGAAACAGCTTTATAGAATATGATCATCATTctgattttcctttcatttcgTCCTGTACAGTAAAGACTCTTTATGGCACTTCCCACATCTGTTCATAATTCCCCCTAATTACAGAGCACTTACTTCTGCCTTCTACTAGAAAGCCAGAAAGTCAGTGATGAGGGACATTGACAGCAGCCTGTCCAATTTTTACCCCATGCATGAATGCCCTCTATAACAAGTGGTCTTTCAGCCTTCTAATCGTGGCCCATATGACAAAAGTGGAGAGAAGTAAGATTATCCTCTGAGAGTTAAGCTAGGTCACGGGATTCTAGACACAGTGGCCGAGATCTCtataagtaattttttaactAGCCAATTACCTCTGGCTTGGCACTCCAAGTACGCCAAGGGGCCAAACTACACAAGGTTAGGGACATTCACAAAGCAGGAAGGGACTCTACCACCTTGAGATGCCCTCTCTTAAACTGACAGAGCGCTTCCCAAAAAGCTTCCCAAAGCTCATTTCTGTGTAATTCTTTCCTGTGTAATTCTTAAAGTGTAATTTCCCTTAGTAGAAGGGAACTGAGCACAGCCCGCTCCTCTGCTGGGCAGCTCCTCAGATTAAACACACTTCCCccagattttctctttcaatcTACATGAGAATAAATCTAATGGCCCCGCCTTTTACTTAACAGCCCTCTTATATGCTACCAAATTCTAGTCTTCATTAACTAGGAATCCCCAGTCCTTCaaccattgctttttttttttttaatgtttattttatttttgggagagagagagaatgcaagtgggcagagagagaggagacagaggatccgaagtgggctccgtgctgacagcagagagccagatatggggctcccactcacaaaccaggagaccgtgacctgagccacccaggcgctccagccCTTCAACTATGTCTCACGTGACATGGTTTGGAAGCGTCAGTGGTGTGCAGTTGTCAGTATCTCCCTCCACGTCTGCTTCTCAGAACTGGACGAGGCGCGACAGGGTGGTCTGACTGGGGAAGTTCCATGACTTCGATGGTTCTCAACACATTGCTTCTATTAAAGGAGCCTAACATCACATCAGTGTCTCTGGCAGGCGTGCTGCACTATTGACTCATGCAGTCAACTAAAATCTCCATGCATTTCACGTGTTTTGCTCTTAAAGGCCCTTATCCTGTATTTGTTCAAttagatttggggcacctgagtccAACGCTCTGTATTTTCCCTTATTAAATTGTCTGTTGTTATGTGATCAACCTTTCAACCTGTGGAGTGAGATCCTTTTTGGGCTCATTATGTCACTTACTTCAGCTTTTTTTGTCCGTCTGATTAACACTACACCAACATCGTCATCTCGGTTGCTG
The sequence above is a segment of the Panthera uncia isolate 11264 chromosome A1 unlocalized genomic scaffold, Puncia_PCG_1.0 HiC_scaffold_16, whole genome shotgun sequence genome. Coding sequences within it:
- the LOC125933711 gene encoding serine/threonine-protein kinase DCLK1 isoform X2; amino-acid sequence: MSFGRDMELEHFDERDKAQRYSRGSRVNGLPSPTHSAHCSFYRTRTLQTLSSEKKAKKVRFYRNGDRYFKGIVYAISPDRFRSFEALLADLTRTLSDNVNLPQGVRTIYTIDGLKKISSLDQLVEGESYVCGSIEPFKKLEYTKNVNPNWSVNVKTTSASRAVSSLATAKGSPSEVRENKDFIRPKLVTIIRSGVKPRKAVRILLNKKTAHSFEQVLTDITDAIKLDSGVVKRLYTLDGKQNQQ